From one Raphanus sativus cultivar WK10039 unplaced genomic scaffold, ASM80110v3 Scaffold2252, whole genome shotgun sequence genomic stretch:
- the LOC130505412 gene encoding uncharacterized protein LOC130505412 isoform X2 produces the protein MSVTLMVADAVWSNIESTGSVTEEQLSILHLLFGKNLEKATRIIDKRGVKKISGLPSGRHIFQVVGESQKREEYLCFPGDYCGCYSFFYDVVSRGEQQCCKHQLAARLASCLGTYSEIEVSDEHLAVMLSKI, from the exons ATGAGCGTCACTCTTATGGTCGCAGACGCCGTCTGGTCGAACATCGAATCTACCGGCTCAG TGACTGAAGAACAGCTCTCAAT CTTGCATTTGTTGTTTGGTAAGAATCTTGAGAAAGCGACCAGAATCATCGACAAGAGAGGCGTCAAGAAAATCTCTGGCTTACCTAGTGGAAGACACATCTTTCAG GTTGTGGGAGAATCTCAAAAGAGGGAAGAGTATCTCTGCTTCCCAGGAGATTACTGTGGATGCTATTCTTTCTTCTACGATGTTGTTAGCAGAGGAGAGCAACAATGT TGTAAGCATCAATTGGCTGCGAGGCTGGCTTCTTGTTTGGGTACATACAGCGAAATTGAGGTCTCAGATGAGCATCTTGCCGTGATGCTTTCAAAGATCTGA
- the LOC130505412 gene encoding uncharacterized protein LOC130505412 isoform X1 gives MSSSYQKTLDWLSSLTLPRKDERHSYGRRRRLVEHRIYRLSLHLLFGKNLEKATRIIDKRGVKKISGLPSGRHIFQVVGESQKREEYLCFPGDYCGCYSFFYDVVSRGEQQCCKHQLAARLASCLGTYSEIEVSDEHLAVMLSKI, from the exons ATGAGCAGCAGCTATCAGAAGACGCTCGATTGGCTTTCGTCACTCACTCTCCCGAGGAAAGATGAGCGTCACTCTTATGGTCGCAGACGCCGTCTGGTCGAACATCGAATCTACCGGCTCAG CTTGCATTTGTTGTTTGGTAAGAATCTTGAGAAAGCGACCAGAATCATCGACAAGAGAGGCGTCAAGAAAATCTCTGGCTTACCTAGTGGAAGACACATCTTTCAG GTTGTGGGAGAATCTCAAAAGAGGGAAGAGTATCTCTGCTTCCCAGGAGATTACTGTGGATGCTATTCTTTCTTCTACGATGTTGTTAGCAGAGGAGAGCAACAATGT TGTAAGCATCAATTGGCTGCGAGGCTGGCTTCTTGTTTGGGTACATACAGCGAAATTGAGGTCTCAGATGAGCATCTTGCCGTGATGCTTTCAAAGATCTGA
- the LOC108840026 gene encoding 40S ribosomal protein S29: MGFAAIWNSHPKKYGPGSRTCRVCGNSHGLIRKYGLNCCRQCFRSNAKEIGFIKVK, translated from the exons ATGGGTTTCGCCGCGATCTGGAACTCTCACCCCAAGAAGTACGGGCCTGGTTCTCGCACCTG CCGTGTGTGCGGAAACTCGCACGGGCTAATCAGGAAGTATGGGCTTAACTGCTGTAGACAGTGCTTCCGCAGCAACGCAAAGGAAATCGGATTCATCAAGGTAAAATGA